CCAGCCAGCTCAGCCATTCGGCGATGCGCAGCGTCTCGGCCTCGTCGCGGCCGCCGAACCGGCCGGTCTGTTCGGCCAGATAGGTCAGGATCACGCTGGATTCGGAAATCGAATGGTCGCCATGCACCAGCGTCGGCACCCGGCCGAAACGGTTGATCGCATGATATTCCGGCGACTTCTGCTGGCCCGCCCGCAGGTCGAGATGGCGGTAGTGGAAGGGAATGCCGGCAAGCCGGAAGAACAGCGCGATGCGGGTCGCGGGCTGGGAATTCACATTGCCGTACAGAATGAAGGGCGCGGTCACGATCTCTGTCTCCCTGATTTGCGGACCCGGCTGGACCGGCGTCCGGCGTTGCCGCGAGGATGACCTCAACCAGCCCGGCCATGCCAGTGGAAAGCGCTGGATATGTTTGTGAACATCTCGTTGCGATGCCCACGGTGCCGTGGCCGCTTCAGCCGATCCGCCGCACCGTCAGCCCGGACGCGGCGATGCGGAAGCCGCCATCCTCCGTCTGCTCCACCGCCTCCCCGCCGTCGAGGCGATGGCTCTTGCCGTCCGGAACCCAGCCGGCCGGACCGCGGAAGGTCACCATCTGGATGAAGCTGGTCATCTCGACCACCACATGGACGCTGCCGTCTTCGGCTCTCGCCTCGAAGCGGTCCGTTTCCATCTCCTGGCGCAAAGGCATCCGCCGGCCCCTTCCTCTCCCGATGCGGTCCATAGACTGCCATGGAGCGGCGGCGGCAAGGCATAAGTTTAATTTGTGGCTTCGGCGAGGAAAGCTCGTTTGTCCGCATGTCCGGGGCTTTCTATCGTCCGGCCATCGCAACCGGGCAATTGGGGGGAAGGGATGATCGGACGACGTGGATTTCTGGTGGCGACGGGAGGTGTCCTGCTCTGGTCGGCCGCCGCGGCGCAGGCTGAGGAGAGCAAGCCTGTCAAGGATGGAAAGCCATCCGGGGACGATGGGCTGGCGGCCGGCATGGCGGCGCTGGAGGAGCGGAGCGGTGGGCGGCTCGGCGTCGCGGTGCTCGACACCGCCACTGGACGGCTGCGGGGCTGGCGCGGCGACGAGCGGTTCCCGATGTGCAGCACATTCAAATTTCTATTGGCTGCCGCTGTCCTGAAGAGCGTGGACCAGGGCAAGGACCGGCTGGACCGGCGGATCCCGGTGACCAAGGCCGATCTCCTGCCCTATGCGCCCTTCTCGGAGACCCGGTTGACCGGCACGCCGCCGACGCTGGCCGAACTGTGCGAGGCGGCGGTCACGCTCAGCGACAATACGGCGGCCAACCTGCTGCTGCCCGGCGTCGGCGATCCGGCCGGCCTCACCGCCTTCCTGCGCGGCATCGGCGACCAGACCACCCGGCTGGACCGCAACGAGCCGACATTGAACAGCGCCATCCCAGGTGATCCGCGCGACACGACCACGCCGGCGGCGATGGTCCGCGGCATGGAGCGGCTCCTGATCGGCGATGTCCTGCGGCTGGACTCCCGCTGGCGGCTGGTCGACTGGCTGATCGCCAACAAGACCGGCGACAAGCGCCTGCGCGCCGGGCTGCCGGCGGGGTGGCGTGTCGGCGACAAGACCGGGACCGGCGCCAACGGGACCGCCAACGACATCGCCATCGTCTGGCCGGACGGCCGCGCGCCGGTGTTGATCGCCAGCTACCTCACCCAGACGGCCAAAGGCTTCAAGGCGCAGGATTCGATCCATGCCGAGGTCGCGCGGACGGTGGCCGGTCTGATCGGTTGAAACCGCTGATCAGGAGGGCGGCTTCAAACAGGGGAGGTTGACGCGGGATGCGGCGGCTGGGCCCATCGCACGATGGAGCGGACGGCATTCAGGGCGTTCGCATTGTCCTGAATGTGGAAGTGCCGCCGCAATTCGGCGACGGCCGCCCATTCGCCGCTTTCGTGAAACGCCCTTTGGATCGCGGCGGCTTCATCCTGGCTGACGCTGAACATCCGATCCTCATGGCCGACCTCGCGGCTCCCGCCAGCGATCATGCCCCGGCGACGGGATCGGTTGCAAGACCGTCCGTCAGGCGCCTTCCGGCTGGGCTTCGGGTTCCCCGGACTCGTCGAAATAATCGCCGGCGACGTCCGGGCCCCATTCCTGGACCAGCGCCACCTTCTTTTGCTTCAGCACCTCGACCCGCTTCTCGGCGCGGGTGATCTCCATCCCGGCGACCAAAGGCGGAATGCCGTAATAGAGGCCCCAGCCGACGGCGGCGGCGCTGTACATCACCAGCCAGGCCAGCGGATCGGCAAGGATCTTGGCGACGGCGCCGAGGGTGTGCTGGTGTTTCCAAAGATCGATGGCGAAGGGCATGCAGCCGCAGAAATTCAGGCCGCCGACGGTGATCGGCGCCGATTTGTCGGGGTCGCGGTCGACGACATAGGCGACGATGGTCGGGATCATGCCGATGCCGAACAGGATGGTGGTCGGCAGCACGATCAGCCCCGCCGGGATGACCAGCAGGATCAGCGTGAGGGCACCGCCCTTTTTCTTCTTCTTGCGCGCCATGGCGATCCCCGTCGGCCGGTCAGAATGCGAAGAACAGGATGATGCCGGCGACCAGTACGGTCGACAGCAGGCTGGAGGCGATGGCGGCGACCTGCCGGCCCGACGTCTCGATGATGGCGTTGCGGTCGGCGATGGTGTGGCGGATCTTGTCCATCTCCGCGTCGGCCTCGCGGTAGGCGATCTGCGCCGCCTCGAATTCCAGACGGTCGCGGCGCAGCGCCTCGGGATCGTCCACCACCTTCAAAAGCTCGGTCAGCCGGCCGTTGTGCGCGGCGGCGTCGGCCATCTTGCGCACCTCCTGCTGTTGCGGGCGGTTGTGGAAGCGGCGGAAGGCCGGGTCGAGCAGCGCCACCACCCAGGAGGCCAGATGGGTCAACCCATCGACGCCGGTGCGGGCCTGGATGTCGGACAGGATGGTCAGCATGGCGATGACGCGCCGCATCGGTTCCACCCCGCTGCCGAGCTGGGTGAACAGCAGTTCGTCCCCCCGCTTGTTGCGGGCGCCGAGGAAGGCGGCGATCTGGCGATCGATCGGATCCTTGTGGCGTTCGCCCCCGGCGGCGAGCCAGTCCAGCGCCCGCAGCAGTTCGGCCAGCGTGGTCGGCAGTTGCCGGGCGACCAGCCCGCTCATGCAGGGCATGGTCGGATTCATCTCGTAGAGCGCCCGTTCCACCCCCAGCCCGTGGCTGGACCGGTCGAGGAAGCTGCGCAACTGGTCGAAACTCTGCACCAGCGGCACGAATTCCGGCTTGAAGTCGGTCTGGACATTGACCCAGAACATCGGCAGCTGGTTGGCGAGCACCTCCGCCACCGCCTGGGGGGATTCACCGCGCATGAAGGCGTCGGCCAGCATGGTGGCGATGCCGTCCGGCATCATCGCCCGGCCGCGGTAGCGGATGGGGGCGGCGGGGTCGAGCGCGATGCAGACGCGGGCGACCAGCCGGTCGCCCTGGGTGCCGCCCTTGCCGCTGGAGGCGGTCTGGATGGCGTTGCTCACCGCCTCCGCCCGCACCTCGTCGCCCATCGACCGGCGCAGCCATTTGTCCAGCTCCCCGCTTTCGATGACGGAGGCGGCGGCGGGGGCATGGCGGGCGAAGGCGCGGGCCAGCGTGCGGCAATGCCAGTATTCCGATCCCTGGAATTCCAGCGGCCGGGCGGCGCGGCGGGAGATCTGCGGCTGCTTCGGGCTCAGCCGGCGGCCGGCCACCCACAGATCCAGGTCGTTCAGGGTCCAGCGCTGCTTGGGGTCGTCGACCAGCAGGCCGCGCACCACCTCGTTGATCGCCAGCGGCAGCCGGAGCTGCTGCACCAGCGCCGGATAGGACCCCCGCTCGATCTTGGCTTGCAGCACCGCCTCGTCGTCGAGGCCGGCCAGCGGGTTGCGGCCCAGCGCCAGGATCAGCAGGGTGACGCCCAGCGAATAGAGGTCGTCGGCCATGGTGCCGGTGCCGCGCCCGGCCGGGTTCGCCATGCCGCGCTCGATCGTTTCCAGCAGGACCGGCTGGCCATAGCCGGGCTGGGCCGACACGCAATCGCCCAGCATCAACCCGCCGGAGGCGAGATCGCGGTAGAACAGGTTGGTCGGGCGGATCGCGCCATGGACGACCCCGCGGCTCGACAATTCCTTCAGCGCCGACACCAGCGGATGGACGATCTGCCGGGTCAGCTGATCCTCCGGCATCGGGTCCAGCGTGTCGGTCAGCGATCCCATCAGCCGCTTGCCGCCAGGCCGCTCGAACACCAGGCAGAAGCGCCGGCCGCGGTCCTGCGGCCAATCCACCAGTCCCCAGTCGAGCAACCGCATGTGGGTGGCGTTGTCGAGGCTGCCGACGGTGGCGCAGATGTCCATCCGCGGCAGGATCGCGGCATGGCAGATGATGGCGAAGGGCTCGATCCGCTTCTCGCGTAGCGCCTTGGCGGTGAAGGCGTTGCCACCGACGGCGTTCAGCAGTGGGATCGGCGCGCCCGGCTGGATTTCGTAGCGTTCGGCGAGCTTGACCGGTTCGGCATTCGCCATCGCTGCCGCGGCGGCTCCCATCGTACCTGTCTGGGCGTCGGATGGCATGGATGGCGGATCCCTTGGGGCGTGCGAACGGCCGCAGGCCTTACGTGGCGTGAAAAGGGCAAACAAACCCTTAACGTGTGCGTGCGCAACACTATCGGATTGGATCGGAAAGGAAAACCCCCGCTGCGAAGGCGGGGGCGTGGGCATGACCCCTGCGGAATTTGGGGCGCTGCCACCAAAAGACTGCCGCGGGTAACGCGACGGCAACCAATCGGGGTATGGCATTTCTCCGGCTTGCGCCGTCCGGCATGGACCATACACTTGGCACGCACACGAATTCCGGTCGATCAGGCGGTGCGGCGAGTGGGTGCCAACGTGAATGCACAAGATGGCGGCGGAACCGGCGGCAGCCAGCCCGTCACCCTGGGCGTCGGCGCTCCAGGCGGTTTCGACCCGGGATTCTTCGCCGGTGGAGGGGAACTGGGCGCGTTGATGCGCGCCCATGACTGGGGCGCGACGCCGCTCGGTCCGCCCGACGGGTGGCCGCAGAGCCTGAAGACCGCCGTCCGCATCATGCTGACCTCCCGGCAGCCGATCTGGATCGGCTGGGGACGGGAGCTGACATACCTTTACAACGATCCCTACAAGTCGATCATCGGCGGCAAGCATCCGTGGGCGCTCGGCCTTGCCACCTCGACCGTCTGGCGCGAGATCTGGGCCGACATCCATCCGCTGCTGACCACCGCCCTGACGGGGGTGGAGGGAATCTATGTCGAGGACCAGCTCCTCATCATGGAGCGCAACGGCTACCCCGAGGAGACCTACTACACCTTCTCCTACAGCCCGATCCCGGACGACGACGGCAGCCCGGGCGGAATCATCTGCGCCAACACCGACGTCACCGAACGGGTGATCGGCGAACGGCAACTCGCTCTGCTGCGTGAGTTGGCGACGCGCACCTCGCGGGCCCAGACGTGGCGGCAGGTCTGCGACCGGAGCGCCGAAGCATTGGCGACCGATCCGCGCGATGTGGCGTTCGCCCTGATCTATCTGAAGGAGCCGGAGAAGACGGATTTCGCCCTTGCCGCGGCCACCGGCATCGCTCCCGGACACCCCGCCGCCCCGGACACCCTGACGGTGGCCGCCCCGGTCTGGCCGCTCGCGGACCAGCTCACGGGGGTCGTGCATATCGCCGACCTGCGCGCCATGGTGGCCGACAGCCTGCCGGCCGGTGTCTGGAACCGCCAGTCGACGCAGGCGGTCGCGTTGCCGCTGCCGCCCAGCGGCGAGACCGGACGGTCCGGTATGCTGATCGTCGGGCTCAATCCGTACCGCCTGTTCGACGACGGATACCGGCGGT
This portion of the Azospirillum sp. B510 genome encodes:
- the bla gene encoding class A beta-lactamase; amino-acid sequence: MIGRRGFLVATGGVLLWSAAAAQAEESKPVKDGKPSGDDGLAAGMAALEERSGGRLGVAVLDTATGRLRGWRGDERFPMCSTFKFLLAAAVLKSVDQGKDRLDRRIPVTKADLLPYAPFSETRLTGTPPTLAELCEAAVTLSDNTAANLLLPGVGDPAGLTAFLRGIGDQTTRLDRNEPTLNSAIPGDPRDTTTPAAMVRGMERLLIGDVLRLDSRWRLVDWLIANKTGDKRLRAGLPAGWRVGDKTGTGANGTANDIAIVWPDGRAPVLIASYLTQTAKGFKAQDSIHAEVARTVAGLIG
- a CDS encoding serine/threonine protein kinase, which produces MPSDAQTGTMGAAAAAMANAEPVKLAERYEIQPGAPIPLLNAVGGNAFTAKALREKRIEPFAIICHAAILPRMDICATVGSLDNATHMRLLDWGLVDWPQDRGRRFCLVFERPGGKRLMGSLTDTLDPMPEDQLTRQIVHPLVSALKELSSRGVVHGAIRPTNLFYRDLASGGLMLGDCVSAQPGYGQPVLLETIERGMANPAGRGTGTMADDLYSLGVTLLILALGRNPLAGLDDEAVLQAKIERGSYPALVQQLRLPLAINEVVRGLLVDDPKQRWTLNDLDLWVAGRRLSPKQPQISRRAARPLEFQGSEYWHCRTLARAFARHAPAAASVIESGELDKWLRRSMGDEVRAEAVSNAIQTASSGKGGTQGDRLVARVCIALDPAAPIRYRGRAMMPDGIATMLADAFMRGESPQAVAEVLANQLPMFWVNVQTDFKPEFVPLVQSFDQLRSFLDRSSHGLGVERALYEMNPTMPCMSGLVARQLPTTLAELLRALDWLAAGGERHKDPIDRQIAAFLGARNKRGDELLFTQLGSGVEPMRRVIAMLTILSDIQARTGVDGLTHLASWVVALLDPAFRRFHNRPQQQEVRKMADAAAHNGRLTELLKVVDDPEALRRDRLEFEAAQIAYREADAEMDKIRHTIADRNAIIETSGRQVAAIASSLLSTVLVAGIILFFAF